A region of Bacillota bacterium DNA encodes the following proteins:
- a CDS encoding serpin family protein — MKNRYAVAGAVLLLACVLSAGCSGSGITCSSVDEAGVGSLVAGNNAFALDLYRQLAENEGNLFFSPFSISSALAMTYAGAREETARQMAEVMHFSLAQEKLHPAFSELTGMFNAPGKDYQLSVANALWGQVDYEFLPDFVETTNKYYGAGFKEVDYVGAREQARQTINKWVEGKTNGRIKDILQPDDLTELTRLVLTNAIYFKGKWQIQFKLEATKTMPFHVSAEETRDVPMMHQAAKFNYAENDQAQVLELPYAGGDLSMVILLPKPGYELAKLEGMLRPDLVQSWLSELSTEEVEVFLPRFRLEERFVLNEELQRLGMRDAFDEMKADFSGMTPGPDLYISMVIHKAFVEVNEEGTEAAAATAVVMNAKSMIVDRPRLFLADHPFVFAIRDLRSGSILFMGRLSDPAKSSS, encoded by the coding sequence ATGAAGAACCGGTATGCGGTCGCGGGAGCGGTGCTTCTGCTGGCGTGCGTCCTGAGCGCGGGATGCTCCGGTTCGGGAATCACATGCTCCAGCGTCGACGAGGCGGGTGTCGGCTCCCTTGTTGCGGGAAACAACGCTTTCGCCCTTGATCTATACAGACAGCTCGCGGAGAACGAGGGCAACCTTTTCTTCTCCCCGTTCAGCATCTCCTCCGCGCTGGCTATGACCTACGCGGGGGCTCGGGAGGAGACCGCCAGGCAGATGGCTGAGGTCATGCATTTCAGCCTGGCACAGGAGAAGCTCCATCCCGCGTTCTCCGAGCTTACGGGCATGTTCAACGCTCCGGGAAAGGACTACCAGCTTTCCGTGGCCAACGCGTTGTGGGGGCAGGTTGATTACGAGTTCCTACCTGACTTCGTCGAGACCACCAACAAGTACTATGGGGCAGGCTTCAAGGAGGTCGATTACGTTGGAGCGCGCGAACAGGCGAGACAGACGATCAACAAATGGGTGGAGGGAAAGACCAACGGGAGAATAAAGGACATCCTCCAGCCTGACGACCTCACCGAGCTCACTCGGCTTGTTCTGACCAATGCCATATACTTCAAGGGCAAGTGGCAGATCCAGTTCAAGCTAGAGGCGACGAAGACCATGCCGTTCCATGTCTCAGCCGAAGAGACAAGGGACGTTCCCATGATGCATCAGGCTGCCAAGTTCAACTACGCTGAGAACGACCAAGCTCAGGTTTTGGAGCTGCCGTATGCCGGCGGCGACCTGTCGATGGTCATTCTCCTTCCGAAGCCCGGTTACGAGCTGGCAAAGCTTGAGGGCATGCTCCGCCCCGATCTTGTCCAGTCTTGGCTTTCTGAGCTTTCCACCGAGGAAGTGGAGGTGTTCCTGCCCAGGTTCAGGCTGGAAGAGAGATTCGTGTTGAACGAAGAGCTGCAGCGGTTGGGGATGAGAGACGCGTTCGACGAGATGAAGGCCGACTTCTCCGGAATGACTCCCGGTCCCGACTTGTACATAAGCATGGTGATTCACAAAGCGTTCGTCGAGGTCAACGAAGAAGGGACTGAAGCAGCGGCCGCGACAGCCGTCGTAATGAACGCGAAATCGATGATTGTGGACAGACCGCGTCTCTTCCTCGCGGATCACCCGTTTGTCTTCGCCATCCGCGATCTCCGTTCCGGGAGCATCCTCTTCATGGGTCGGCTGTCCGACCCGGCGAAGTCGTCGTCTTGA
- a CDS encoding nitroreductase family protein, producing the protein MTKDLIDAIEQRRSVREFKPDPVPDTTISRIVGCALMAPTAGNVQPWRFWVVKRPEVKAALARAAFGQGFVEEAPVVVVVAAEPKRSAAKYGKRGSDLYCIQDTAAAIENILLTVVAYGLGACWVGAFDEGEARRALNLPEDVRPVAMIPIGYPKRDPAGKRPRPQRPWEEVVTVVE; encoded by the coding sequence GTGACCAAGGACCTCATCGACGCGATCGAACAGCGCAGGAGCGTGAGGGAGTTCAAGCCGGACCCGGTGCCCGACACAACCATAAGCCGGATTGTCGGCTGCGCCCTGATGGCGCCCACAGCGGGGAACGTGCAGCCGTGGCGGTTTTGGGTCGTGAAGCGCCCGGAGGTCAAAGCCGCCCTCGCGCGCGCCGCCTTCGGACAGGGCTTCGTCGAGGAAGCTCCCGTCGTGGTGGTCGTGGCGGCCGAGCCCAAGCGGAGCGCGGCCAAATACGGAAAGCGTGGGTCCGATCTCTACTGCATCCAGGACACGGCCGCGGCGATCGAGAACATCCTCCTCACAGTGGTGGCATACGGCCTCGGCGCTTGTTGGGTCGGGGCATTCGACGAAGGCGAGGCGAGGCGCGCTCTCAACTTGCCCGAGGATGTGCGGCCCGTCGCGATGATTCCCATAGGTTATCCGAAGCGTGACCCTGCTGGCAAGCGTCCACGGCCCCAGAGGCCATGGGAGGAAGTAGTAACGGTGGTCGAATGA
- a CDS encoding Hsp20/alpha crystallin family protein: MSLVRWDPFDELATIRDAMNRVFDETFARRGMGGFGFGRAWQPSVDMYETENEVVVRADLPGVGQKDVEVTLTDSALTIKGESKYEKEIEDKNVYRRERAYGTFARTLPITTKVKPDQARASFKNGVLEVVIPKAEEAKGKVYRLDVH; this comes from the coding sequence ATGAGCCTTGTCAGATGGGATCCCTTTGACGAGCTTGCTACGATTCGGGACGCGATGAACAGGGTGTTCGACGAGACGTTCGCCAGACGCGGTATGGGCGGTTTTGGGTTCGGTCGCGCGTGGCAGCCGTCGGTCGACATGTACGAGACCGAGAACGAAGTCGTGGTGCGGGCAGACCTACCTGGTGTGGGCCAGAAGGACGTGGAGGTAACGCTCACGGACAGCGCCCTTACGATAAAGGGTGAGTCGAAGTACGAGAAGGAGATCGAGGACAAGAACGTGTACCGCCGCGAGCGGGCTTACGGCACGTTCGCCCGGACGTTGCCGATAACGACGAAGGTGAAGCCCGACCAGGCGCGGGCCAGCTTCAAGAACGGCGTCCTGGAGGTGGTCATCCCCAAGGCTGAGGAAGCCAAAGGGAAGGTCTACAGGCTCGACGTACACTGA
- a CDS encoding hydrogenase produces the protein MSGALTYDAGVNPYVPHLAVITHVMRETGANDVKTFRVEFRDPSAWERFRYMPGQFAEVSVFGVGEAPISITSSPTQRGYLEFSVKRMGQVTTALHYSPEGSVIGVRGPYGNTFPVADMQGKNLVFIGGGIGLAPLRSLINYVLSEEHRAEFGRVRIIYGARSSGDLVFKPELERWGERADIDQVVTIDRPEPAWTGRVGFVPAVLKEVAPRPEGAVVVTCGPPVMIKFVLSVLTELGFAPEQVVTTLEMRMKCGIGKCGRCNIGSKYVCRDGPVFTHRQLLDMPQEY, from the coding sequence ATGAGTGGGGCGCTCACATACGATGCGGGCGTCAACCCGTACGTGCCGCACCTTGCCGTGATTACGCACGTCATGCGCGAAACCGGCGCGAACGACGTCAAGACCTTCCGCGTGGAGTTCCGTGACCCGTCCGCGTGGGAGAGGTTCCGGTACATGCCCGGTCAGTTCGCCGAGGTTTCGGTGTTCGGCGTGGGGGAGGCGCCCATTTCCATCACTTCGTCTCCAACCCAGCGGGGATACCTCGAGTTCAGCGTGAAGAGGATGGGCCAGGTGACCACGGCGCTCCACTACTCGCCTGAGGGTTCCGTGATCGGGGTGAGGGGCCCTTACGGCAACACGTTTCCCGTCGCGGACATGCAAGGCAAGAACCTGGTCTTCATAGGTGGCGGGATCGGCCTCGCGCCGCTCCGCTCGCTCATCAACTACGTCCTCTCCGAGGAACACAGGGCCGAATTCGGTCGGGTCAGGATAATCTACGGCGCGAGGAGCTCGGGGGACTTGGTCTTCAAGCCGGAGCTCGAACGGTGGGGCGAAAGGGCCGACATCGACCAAGTGGTCACCATCGACCGTCCTGAGCCGGCGTGGACGGGACGCGTGGGGTTCGTGCCCGCCGTTCTGAAGGAGGTGGCCCCGCGGCCGGAGGGCGCGGTCGTCGTGACGTGCGGGCCGCCGGTGATGATCAAGTTCGTGCTCTCCGTCTTGACGGAGCTTGGGTTCGCGCCCGAGCAGGTAGTGACCACGCTCGAGATGCGCATGAAGTGCGGCATAGGGAAGTGCGGCAGGTGCAACATAGGCAGCAAGTACGTGTGCCGCGACGGCCCGGTGTTCACACATAGACAGCTTCTGGATATGCCGCAAGAATACTGA
- a CDS encoding 4Fe-4S ferredoxin produces MLEEGRPRKALVMTKRDLGRFVTHLAASYVVFVPVDEGGVTRFVAACPDGARGARSLEGDPFLSTRPLKELFFPQQETLFAFDAHGGIETAAGVKAPALGDDRGRARARDERLVSSPSDVVRVAFGARPCDARSLTLLDLVFDAADHRDPYYVSRRRETAVVTFACPEPGVACFCTSVGGGPFDETGSDVVFAEVGEAYLVRLLSAKGEDLIRGFEALREAGEAEFEASGEARARAEARMASRAVPVDAAVSRLEGAFGHPAWDDAYRKCLGCAVCTYLCPTCHCFDIGDEATRTGGERVRNWDSCMFPLFTLHASGHNPRPSRKERFRQRIMHKFNYFVENNGVVACVGCGRCVENCPVNLDVRKVLEAFAAL; encoded by the coding sequence ATGCTGGAAGAGGGGCGGCCCCGGAAAGCTCTTGTGATGACTAAACGAGACCTCGGCCGATTCGTTACCCATTTGGCGGCCTCGTACGTGGTTTTCGTTCCGGTGGACGAGGGAGGGGTGACTCGTTTTGTCGCCGCGTGTCCTGACGGCGCCCGCGGTGCTCGGAGCCTTGAGGGCGACCCGTTTCTTTCGACGAGGCCCTTGAAGGAGCTCTTCTTCCCGCAGCAGGAGACGCTCTTCGCCTTCGACGCGCATGGTGGGATCGAGACGGCGGCCGGCGTGAAGGCACCGGCACTCGGGGATGACCGTGGACGGGCGCGGGCACGAGACGAACGGCTGGTATCCTCTCCATCCGACGTGGTCAGGGTCGCCTTCGGGGCGCGGCCGTGCGACGCGCGGAGCCTGACCCTCCTCGACCTTGTGTTCGACGCCGCCGACCACAGGGACCCGTACTACGTCAGCCGACGCAGGGAGACGGCGGTGGTCACGTTCGCGTGCCCCGAGCCGGGTGTGGCCTGTTTTTGCACGTCTGTTGGGGGCGGCCCGTTCGACGAGACGGGTTCGGACGTCGTGTTCGCTGAGGTGGGCGAGGCGTATCTAGTGAGGCTGTTGTCAGCGAAGGGCGAGGATCTCATTCGAGGGTTCGAGGCGCTGCGGGAGGCCGGAGAGGCGGAATTCGAGGCCTCGGGGGAAGCCCGGGCGAGGGCGGAGGCGCGCATGGCCAGCCGGGCCGTTCCGGTGGACGCGGCCGTATCGAGGCTCGAAGGCGCGTTCGGCCACCCTGCGTGGGATGACGCGTACCGGAAATGCCTTGGCTGCGCGGTCTGTACGTATCTCTGCCCCACGTGCCACTGCTTCGACATAGGCGACGAAGCCACGAGGACAGGCGGGGAGAGGGTGCGCAACTGGGACTCGTGCATGTTCCCCCTCTTCACGCTCCACGCGTCTGGCCACAACCCGCGGCCGTCCCGCAAGGAGAGGTTCAGGCAGAGGATCATGCATAAGTTCAACTACTTCGTCGAGAACAACGGAGTTGTAGCGTGCGTGGGGTGCGGGCGCTGCGTCGAGAACTGCCCGGTCAACTTGGACGTGCGCAAGGTTCTTGAGGCTTTCGCCGCGCTGTGA
- a CDS encoding 4Fe-4S ferredoxin produces MLTRGSSGRTAEVAGRLREIAADLLATGEIDVFIGYEEGTLPLRTSPAFLTRPDDVSRLVWNHMCENNLAVYLPEPKGRVGVVVKGCDARALVNLIIERQVRRDDVKIVGVPCGGVVDRRKLAAALGEGHETIRSAAETADGVVVVAGDGFEKAVPIEDVLSASCVACTHPVPVVHDFLAGDDEAARRACPKEQAYSDVDAFASRGPEERFAYFAREIERCIECYACRQACPLCYCPECFVDRQSPKWVGRWRDLSDKMVFHLGRVLHTAGRCVDCGACRRACPAGIDLRLLAKRIEKDVLEFFGHEPGVDLTAVPVFATYKREDPGDFIL; encoded by the coding sequence ATGCTCACACGGGGTTCATCGGGCCGGACTGCGGAGGTCGCCGGGCGGCTCCGGGAGATCGCGGCGGACCTGCTTGCCACGGGAGAGATCGATGTCTTCATCGGATATGAGGAGGGGACCCTTCCTCTTCGAACGTCCCCTGCCTTCTTGACGCGCCCGGACGACGTGTCGCGCCTGGTATGGAACCACATGTGTGAGAACAACCTCGCTGTCTACCTGCCCGAGCCCAAAGGGCGGGTGGGCGTGGTGGTCAAGGGTTGCGACGCGCGCGCGCTCGTGAACCTCATCATCGAGCGGCAAGTACGTCGCGACGATGTGAAGATCGTGGGCGTGCCATGCGGAGGCGTCGTCGACCGCCGGAAGCTTGCGGCTGCTCTCGGGGAGGGGCACGAGACTATCCGCAGCGCCGCGGAGACCGCGGACGGCGTGGTCGTGGTCGCGGGTGACGGCTTCGAGAAAGCCGTTCCAATTGAGGATGTTCTGTCGGCGTCCTGCGTCGCGTGCACCCATCCTGTGCCCGTCGTCCACGACTTCCTGGCGGGCGATGATGAGGCCGCTCGGCGGGCGTGCCCAAAGGAGCAGGCGTACAGCGATGTGGATGCGTTCGCGAGTCGGGGCCCGGAGGAACGCTTCGCGTATTTCGCGCGGGAAATAGAGCGCTGCATAGAGTGCTACGCATGCAGGCAGGCATGCCCTTTATGCTACTGCCCCGAATGCTTCGTGGACCGCCAGAGCCCGAAGTGGGTCGGCAGGTGGCGCGACCTTTCCGACAAGATGGTGTTCCACCTCGGCCGCGTCCTGCACACGGCGGGCCGGTGCGTGGATTGTGGCGCGTGCAGAAGGGCGTGCCCCGCTGGGATCGATCTCAGGCTCCTCGCGAAACGTATAGAGAAGGATGTACTCGAGTTTTTCGGGCACGAGCCGGGCGTGGACCTTACGGCCGTGCCGGTGTTTGCGACGTATAAGCGGGAAGACCCCGGCGATTTCATCCTTTGA
- a CDS encoding hydrogenase iron-sulfur subunit: MAPGRARDETGEAWEPRIVAFLCNWCSYAGADLAGTSRMQYPPNVRIVRVPCSGRVDPLLILKCLQQGADGVLVSGCHPGDCHYIAGNYLARRKFALLADLLHFVGIERGRVHFSWVSAAEGEKFADVVRRVTESVKALGKPTRLVKERQR, from the coding sequence ATTGCCCCGGGCCGCGCCCGTGACGAGACTGGCGAGGCGTGGGAGCCAAGGATCGTGGCTTTCCTCTGCAACTGGTGCTCCTACGCGGGTGCCGACCTTGCTGGGACGAGCCGGATGCAGTACCCGCCCAACGTGCGCATCGTCCGCGTGCCCTGCTCGGGCCGGGTAGATCCGCTCCTCATTCTGAAGTGCCTGCAGCAAGGGGCTGACGGGGTGCTCGTATCGGGGTGCCACCCTGGAGACTGCCACTACATAGCTGGGAATTACCTTGCGAGGAGGAAGTTTGCGCTCCTCGCGGATCTGCTCCATTTCGTCGGCATCGAGAGAGGCCGGGTGCACTTCTCGTGGGTGTCCGCGGCCGAGGGCGAGAAGTTCGCCGACGTCGTGAGGCGCGTGACGGAGAGCGTGAAGGCGCTCGGCAAACCCACGAGGCTCGTGAAGGAGAGGCAAAGGTAA
- a CDS encoding CoB--CoM heterodisulfide reductase iron-sulfur subunit A family protein: protein MGCGASGSGGEAVGAVLVVGGGIGGMQAALDLAEQGFFVYVVESSPAIGGAMARLDKTFPTNDCSMCILSPKLVECGRHLNIEVITNSTVERVEGRPGDFTVTVSSRPRYVDAEKCTGCGICAQHCPVGAARDTFNARLTGRPAIYIDYPQAVPLTYVIDRDACVGCGLCENMCLAGAIRYDDAPRERTVSVGAIVLAPGFRLLDPSLRDEYGYGRYPNVLTSMEFERILSASGPYEGRVLRPSDGDVPERIAFIQCVGSRDRARGARYCSSVCCMYATKEAVIAKEHAPGIQATIFYMDMRSYGKRFDAYVERAKTEHGVRYIRTRVAGVSEIPATHNLIVSFERGDGTVAKEEFDLVVLSVGLEPPDNVERLARVFGIDLDESGFAKTGPLDPLSTTRPGVYVCGAMQGPKDIPETVTQASGVAGVVGTLLRGARGTRVREKLYPPEKDLRGVGPRIGVFVCHCGINIGGVVDVPAVVEYARTLPNVVYAERNLYTCSQDTQKRIQEKIKEHGLTRVVVASCTPRTHEPLFQETIREAGLNRYLFAMANIRDQCSWVHMREPEKATQKAKDLVRAAVAKAALLEPLERVPIQVDKSALVIGGGLAGMIAALDLADQGFKVYLVEACAELGGHLRGIYFTLSGEDVQAFLRDLTRRVESHPLIEVHTSSEVTEVAGYVGNFRSRVVDRSRGDGEAGAIRELVVGHGVVIVATGAQEHRPAGFLYGEHPAVVTQSELEKALASGLRPVAREARWAGLEPARDRDLGPSRQGAAEGTDLPGACRGGQGSVRESCCLGPRGRGAASVVMIQCVGSRDEERGYCSRVCCSEAVKNAIRIKEAAPDAEVYILYRDIRTYGKMEVYFEEARRRGVVFVRYPEGQMPVVSRPGPPLGSRLVVEVTDTLLDERLAIPADLVVLSAGIVPNESNGRLAQMLKVPLDEDGFFLEAHVKLRPVDFATEGVFLAGLAHAPKTIDETIAQAHAAAARASALLARGAITTEGIKSEVTKTRCAGCGLCAEVCQYKAIEIDAVENVAEVNPALCKGCGLCAATCRCGAITLKGFTDEELLAEVGALC from the coding sequence ATGGGTTGCGGGGCGAGCGGTTCAGGTGGAGAGGCTGTGGGTGCGGTGCTAGTGGTCGGCGGGGGCATCGGAGGCATGCAGGCCGCGCTCGACCTGGCGGAGCAAGGCTTCTTTGTGTACGTCGTGGAATCGAGCCCGGCCATCGGCGGCGCCATGGCGCGACTGGACAAGACATTCCCTACGAACGATTGCTCGATGTGCATACTCTCTCCCAAGTTGGTCGAGTGCGGACGCCACCTCAACATTGAAGTGATAACCAATTCCACGGTGGAAAGAGTCGAAGGGAGGCCCGGGGATTTCACGGTGACCGTGTCGAGCAGGCCGCGCTATGTTGACGCCGAGAAATGCACAGGGTGCGGCATTTGTGCTCAGCACTGCCCTGTGGGAGCGGCCCGCGACACCTTCAACGCGCGGCTCACGGGGCGGCCCGCCATTTACATCGATTACCCGCAGGCGGTGCCCCTCACTTATGTGATAGACCGCGACGCGTGCGTCGGGTGCGGCCTGTGCGAGAACATGTGCCTCGCCGGCGCCATCCGCTACGACGACGCGCCGCGCGAGCGTACGGTTTCCGTGGGAGCGATCGTGCTCGCTCCCGGATTTCGCCTTCTAGACCCGTCGCTCCGTGACGAGTATGGGTACGGCAGATATCCGAACGTCCTCACCAGCATGGAATTCGAGAGGATCCTGAGCGCCTCAGGGCCGTATGAGGGGCGCGTGCTGCGCCCGTCCGACGGCGACGTTCCCGAGAGGATAGCCTTCATACAGTGCGTCGGGTCGCGCGACCGGGCGCGTGGGGCCCGCTACTGCTCCTCCGTGTGCTGCATGTATGCGACGAAAGAAGCGGTGATCGCGAAGGAGCATGCGCCGGGCATCCAGGCGACCATCTTCTACATGGACATGAGGTCCTATGGGAAGAGGTTTGATGCATACGTAGAGCGGGCGAAGACAGAGCACGGCGTGAGGTACATCCGCACGCGGGTTGCCGGGGTGTCCGAGATCCCCGCGACCCATAACCTCATCGTGTCGTTCGAGCGGGGCGACGGCACGGTCGCGAAGGAGGAGTTCGACCTCGTCGTGCTCTCCGTGGGGCTCGAGCCCCCAGACAACGTTGAGCGGCTTGCGCGGGTCTTTGGAATAGACCTCGACGAAAGCGGGTTCGCGAAAACGGGCCCGTTAGATCCCCTTTCCACCACCAGGCCCGGCGTGTACGTATGCGGCGCGATGCAAGGCCCGAAGGACATCCCCGAGACCGTGACGCAAGCCAGCGGGGTCGCAGGCGTGGTTGGAACGCTTCTCAGAGGCGCCCGCGGGACGCGAGTCCGCGAGAAGCTCTACCCTCCCGAAAAGGACCTGAGGGGAGTGGGCCCGCGCATTGGCGTGTTCGTGTGCCACTGCGGGATAAACATCGGCGGGGTCGTGGACGTTCCCGCGGTCGTGGAGTACGCGAGGACCCTCCCGAATGTGGTGTACGCCGAGCGAAACCTGTATACCTGCTCGCAAGACACCCAGAAGAGGATCCAGGAGAAGATCAAGGAGCACGGGCTCACCCGGGTTGTGGTGGCTTCGTGCACGCCCCGCACGCACGAACCGCTTTTCCAGGAGACGATCCGGGAGGCGGGACTCAACCGTTACCTCTTCGCGATGGCGAACATACGGGACCAGTGCTCTTGGGTCCACATGCGCGAGCCCGAGAAGGCCACCCAGAAGGCGAAGGATCTGGTTCGCGCGGCTGTGGCCAAGGCGGCGCTCCTGGAGCCACTCGAGCGCGTGCCGATACAGGTCGACAAGTCCGCCCTTGTGATCGGCGGGGGGCTCGCGGGGATGATCGCGGCGTTGGACCTTGCAGACCAGGGGTTCAAGGTTTACCTTGTGGAGGCTTGCGCCGAGCTCGGCGGCCACCTGCGGGGCATCTACTTTACGTTGAGCGGGGAGGACGTCCAAGCGTTCCTGCGAGACCTCACGAGAAGGGTTGAGTCCCATCCCTTGATAGAGGTTCACACATCGTCCGAGGTGACCGAGGTCGCGGGGTACGTCGGGAACTTTCGGTCACGCGTGGTGGACCGGAGCCGGGGCGACGGGGAGGCGGGCGCAATCCGTGAGCTCGTGGTGGGTCACGGTGTGGTGATCGTCGCGACGGGCGCGCAGGAGCACCGCCCGGCCGGGTTCCTGTACGGGGAGCATCCGGCTGTCGTGACCCAGTCCGAGCTCGAGAAGGCCCTGGCGTCCGGGCTTCGGCCGGTGGCCCGGGAGGCGCGGTGGGCCGGCCTGGAACCTGCGCGAGACCGAGACCTGGGGCCCTCGCGGCAAGGCGCAGCCGAAGGGACAGACCTGCCCGGGGCGTGCCGCGGCGGGCAGGGCAGCGTGAGGGAAAGCTGTTGCTTGGGCCCCCGGGGCCGCGGCGCGGCGTCGGTGGTCATGATCCAGTGTGTGGGCTCGCGCGACGAGGAACGCGGCTACTGCAGCCGCGTGTGTTGCAGCGAGGCCGTGAAGAATGCCATCCGGATCAAAGAGGCGGCTCCTGACGCGGAGGTGTACATCCTCTACAGGGACATTCGCACTTACGGTAAAATGGAGGTCTATTTCGAAGAGGCGCGGCGCCGAGGGGTGGTGTTCGTGCGATACCCCGAGGGGCAGATGCCGGTGGTGTCACGACCGGGACCGCCCCTCGGCTCGCGGCTCGTCGTGGAGGTCACAGACACGCTCCTCGACGAAAGGCTCGCTATTCCCGCCGATCTTGTGGTCCTGAGCGCAGGGATAGTGCCGAACGAAAGCAACGGCAGGCTGGCGCAGATGCTCAAGGTGCCCTTGGACGAGGACGGGTTCTTCCTGGAGGCCCATGTGAAGCTCAGGCCGGTGGATTTTGCCACGGAGGGCGTCTTCCTCGCAGGGCTCGCTCATGCGCCGAAGACCATCGATGAGACCATCGCCCAGGCCCATGCGGCGGCAGCGAGGGCCTCCGCATTGCTCGCTCGCGGCGCCATCACCACCGAGGGGATAAAGTCGGAGGTCACGAAAACGCGGTGTGCTGGGTGCGGCCTGTGCGCCGAAGTGTGCCAGTACAAGGCCATCGAGATTGACGCCGTCGAAAACGTCGCGGAGGTGAACCCGGCGTTGTGCAAAGGGTGCGGCCTGTGCGCGGCGACGTGTCGGTGCGGCGCCATCACACTCAAGGGGTTCACCGACGAGGAGCTCCTCGCGGAGGTGGGCGCGCTTTGCTAA
- a CDS encoding hydrogenase iron-sulfur subunit, whose amino-acid sequence MAGLASGGPVRREDGQELQRFEPRVIGFLCNWCSYAGADLAGTSRLAYPANLRIVRVMCSGRVDPEIMVDPFLRGADAVMVLGCHPGDCHYLSGNYQAEQRVRTLWMVFDHLGIDRARLYLDWVLAAEGARFADMVSCFVEQVRALGPAGGGSASREGLSRDEFVFRSEIARRVAASERFRWLVGRSKALCEQGNVYGERILPEKVATLLQGVIADECVRAAIEVLAAEAPVSVKDIAARLGVSAQIVLEQAAYLKRRGVIEPYDVLGHSPRYVLRGARV is encoded by the coding sequence ATGGCGGGTCTCGCGTCCGGGGGTCCTGTGCGCAGGGAAGATGGGCAAGAGCTCCAAAGGTTTGAACCACGGGTGATCGGATTCCTGTGCAACTGGTGTTCGTACGCAGGAGCCGACCTTGCGGGCACGTCGCGGCTCGCCTATCCCGCGAACCTCCGCATCGTCCGCGTCATGTGCTCCGGCCGTGTGGACCCGGAGATAATGGTCGACCCGTTCCTTCGCGGGGCTGACGCGGTCATGGTGCTCGGATGCCATCCCGGGGACTGCCACTACCTGAGCGGGAACTATCAGGCGGAACAGCGGGTCCGCACGTTGTGGATGGTGTTCGATCATCTCGGGATTGATCGTGCGCGGCTGTATCTCGACTGGGTCTTGGCGGCAGAGGGTGCCAGATTCGCGGACATGGTGTCTTGCTTTGTCGAGCAAGTGAGGGCCCTCGGCCCGGCGGGCGGAGGCTCCGCATCCAGAGAAGGGCTCTCGCGGGACGAGTTCGTGTTTCGGAGCGAGATCGCAAGACGCGTGGCTGCTAGCGAGAGGTTCAGGTGGCTCGTGGGGCGTAGCAAGGCCCTTTGCGAGCAGGGCAACGTGTATGGCGAGAGGATCTTGCCGGAGAAGGTGGCCACCCTGCTGCAAGGCGTCATCGCAGATGAGTGCGTGCGTGCGGCCATAGAGGTGCTCGCCGCGGAGGCGCCCGTGTCGGTCAAGGACATCGCCGCGCGTCTCGGAGTCTCGGCGCAGATCGTCCTGGAACAGGCCGCCTATCTGAAGCGCCGGGGCGTCATAGAGCCATATGACGTGCTGGGCCACTCGCCAAGGTACGTGCTGCGGGGCGCCAGGGTGTAG